AGATCCATTGAGGTAAAGTTATCTTTATCCGAAAAAATCTTTTTGCTCTCTTTTTTCTGAACATCAATCAAGTAGAGACTCGAGCCGGTTAGAGCCGCTATCTTAGAAGGGTTTACCACAGCAAAGTCCATTATAGTGTTTTCCTTTCTAAACTCCTCAGGTAACCAGGATGTGAGATCATAAATTGCCCCCCGGTCGTATATTTTTATTGTAGAATATGTGTCTAAAAAATACAAATAATTCCCATATACTTCTATCTGAGTAGGGTTATTCAACCGGCTTTTTGCTTTCCAGGATGTCGTTGAACAAGCAGTTATTGTCACTGTCATTAATAAAGATAAGACAATCAGGATAATTGCCTGTAATTTTTTGGACATTTTTCCCTGCCCCCAAAAAAATTTCTTATCACTAAAAAACCTACTTAATTTTATTTTTACCCAAAAGCAAGAGAGAAGTAAAATAAACGTGATAACTCTCTGCCTTCGGGTATGGGCGGTTGTCCGCCCTGGACGAGGCTTTACTTGGCGGTGGGCTCGTCTCAGGACAAAATGTTTTTTCAATCTTTTTAGCGCTCGTTGTTTCATCTGGTGCACTGCTGGTTGTGACATTTTGAGTTCTGCAGCTATCTCCTGCTCTGTACGTTCCTCCAGGACCGTTACCTTGATGTATGCGTATGCATATCGCCTTCGAGGAGCATAAATGTTCAAAAAACCTGGGGCGAACGAGCGCTCCGTAATGTCTGATATCATCTATTGGGAGTAGCGGCGATCTCACCACCAAAGCCAGGGTCAGTATGCGATAACGGACCGGCTGTTCGTCTCCGTCCACGCCGCCTGGACTTATCTGGCACGCCGTTACGGGCTTGAACAGGTGGCCGTGGTGGAGGCCTTCCCCGGCAAGGAACCGTCGGCCAAGTGGACCGCCGGCGTCGTTGACACCGCCCGCGCCGCAAAAGCGTCCACCGTCCTCGCCGAGCCGCAGTTGAACACCCAAACCGCCCAGGTCATCGCCGCTGAGTTGGGGGGCCGTGTCGTCATCCTGGATCCCCTCGGCTTCAGGTTGCAGCGGAGCCTTCGTTTGCGGTGCAGGGTTTGCGAAACGGTGCGCGAAAACTGATACAAAAAATTTAAGAAGGAGTGTCCCCAGTGGAGTGCCGGAAAGACAAAAATCTCGCCCGTTGTACATGTACCTATGAGCATTGCGACAGAAAGGGACTGTGCTGCGAGTGCGTGGCCTACCACCGCGGCCGCGGCGAGCTGCCCGGCTGTTTCTTCCCGCCGGAAGCCGAGCGCACTTACGACCGCTCGGTCGGCGCCTTCATCCGCGCCCTGCAGCGGGGCGGCCCACGTTCCGTCTAATCCCCCGGGCCCGCGACCGGCGGAGGGAAGCGGCCGCGGCGGGAATGCTCCGCCGGCTCGTTCTTCCCGCCGGAAGCGCTTCGACCGCCGCAGGTCACCCGGCCTCCCGGCCGCGGCACGGCACACGACTGGCAGGGCGTCGGCGGCATGGACGTATGAGTCCCCGGGAGCAGGCTTCCCGGGAGCCGCCCTTTCAGGCACGCGGTCCGAACTGCAGGGCCAATCTGACGGCCTCGGCCGCCGTATCCACCCGCCGCACGGGATCGGGGCCGCCGGACGGGTCGCGGAACTCCCAGGTGCGCAGGCCGATGACCGGCCTGCCCAGCCGTAGCGCCAGGGCGATCTCCGAAAGGGTACCGAACCCGCCGCCGATGGCGATGACGCTCTCCGCGGCCCGGACGATCAGGGCGTTGCGCATCTCCCCCATGCCGGTGGGCAGAGCCAACGACAGGTACGGGTTAGCGTCCTCGACCGTCGCGCCGGAGAGCAGCCCCACGACCAGGCCGCCCTTCTCCCGCGCGCCCCGCGCGACGGCCTCCATCACCCCGCCGTAGCCGCCGCAGACCACCGCGGCGCCAACCTCCGCCAGGAGCCGGCCCACCTCGCCGGCCAGTTCGGCCTCCTCGGGCGTGCAGCGCGACCCGCCAACGACGGCGACTACCGGCCGTCGTTTGCCGTCCATGTGTGTCTTCCCCCTATCGGATGTTCAAGGCTGTCCGCCGTTCGTCCCGGTTTCGCGCGGGCCGCCGCTTTCCCCGCCTTAGCCGGAAAAGACCGCGTCGGCGGCCAGGGTGCCGGAGATGACCACGGCCTCGAAGCCCGAGCCCGGGAAGACCCCGGCCCCGGCCAGGTACAGCCCCGGCACGGGGCTCTTCGCCCCCTGCGAGGAATCCCTTGACCGCATCATTCAGCCACATTTCAGGGAGACCGAAGTCCTCAGCCACCGCCCGTGCTTCGCGGTATATCTCGGTTTTCGGGATAAACACAGCATCAACATCCCGTGTCACGCGCACCGCATCGTAGGCGAGGGCCATCGCCGCACCACCGACAAGGTACATCTCCCCTTGTATCCCTTTCTGAACGAGCCTTTTGCCCAACTCGGTTAAGACCGCGATTATCTCGTCCCTGGTCAAGCCGTTGCTCCTCCCCTAACACCGCATAAAAGCGGTCTTATCCACAAAGATGCCACGCCGCCGAAAGGCCGCCGGGCTTTGCACCAAGGCCATGGCGTGCAGGCTCTTAAACTCCGTTGGGAACCAGAACTGATCGAGAAACCGTTCCGGCTTGCCAACCCATGCGGGAACCGGAAGGCCGTTCGTCACCACCAGGTGCTCAGAAAGCGCGGCCAGGTAAGCATCGAACCTTCGGTCGCCGGTCTTCGGGGGTTCCTCGCGCAGCATCTCCTCCCGGGTTTTTCGGTCGGCGGCGTACCAGTCGTCCAGGAAATCGCCGATGCATACCCAAAAGTCGCGCAGATCGCCGTGCCCCAATTCCTTGATACGCCGTGCGGTCTCCGAAAGTGTGAATGGCTTGTGCTTGCCCATTTTATACCACCGCATTCATTTTACAGCAACTGGGAAGACGGTACAACCATCTTCCCGTCCATGACCGCCTCAGTCACCGAAAATTGACCTCCCCGGGCGGTTATCCCGGGGAACCCTCATGCCGCAAGAGGCACCCGGCCCTCCCACTCACACCTCGAAAGAAGGGGTCGTCTCCCTTCGCTACTCCCGCCGGAAGAACCGGTGGATGGCCTCGGCGGCGGGGCGGGTCATGCCGGGCACGGCGGCCAGCTCGTCCACGCCGGCGCGCCGGATGGCCTCGATGGACGGGAAGGCCTTCAGCAGCGCCCGCCGGCGCTTGGGGCCGATGCCCTCGATCTCATCGAGCAGGGACTTCAGGCTCACGCGGACGTGCTCGGCGCGGTGGTAGGTGACGGCGAAGCGGTGCGCCTCGTCGCGCAGGCGCTGCAGCAGGTACTGCGCCGGGGAGTCCGGCGGGACCGGCAGCGGGTCGGGGCGCCCGGGGGCGAAGAGGAGTTCCTCTTCCTTCGCCAGGCCGAAGACGGGGATGTCCCCGAAGCCCAGGCGGATCATCGCCGCGTGAGCCACGCCGAGCTGGCCCTTCCCGCCGTCGATGAGGACCAGGTCGGGCAGGGGCAGGAACTTCGCCCGGCGCAGGGAGAGTTCCCCGGTGCGCACCAGGGCCTGCTCCTCGGCGGCGCGGGTGAAGCGCCGCGTTACGACTTCCTCCATGGCGGCGAAGTCGTTCGGCCCCTCGACGGTCCGGACCCTGAAACGGCGGTAGGCCGCCGGGTTGGGCCGCCCGTCCTCGAAGACGACCATGGAGGCGACGGTTTCGCGCCCCTGAATGTTGGAGATATCGAAGGCCTCCAGGCGCCCGGGCGGGCCCGGCAATCCCAGGTTCCCGGCCAGGTCGGCCAGGGCTCGCGCGCCGGAACGCTCGGCCGCGAACTGCTCCTGGAGCAGCGCCGCGTTCGCGGCGGCCATTCGTACCAGATCCTTCTTCCGCCCCCGCCGGGGGACGTGCAGGCGCACCCGCCCGCCGCGGCGCGCCGAGAGCCAGACCTCGACGGCCGCGGCGTCCTCGGCCGGTGCCACCGGCAGCAGGATCTCGGGCGGGACGAAGGCCGCGTCGCCGTAGTACTGCTTGATGAAGGCGGCCAGGACCTCGGCGTCGTCCCGGTCGGCGATGCCGCGCACGGTGAGGTGCCCCTGGCGCAGGAGCTTGCCCCCGCGGATCTCCAGGACGACCACCTCGCCCCGGTTGCCGTCCCGCGCCAGGGCGACGGCGTCCTGGTCCTCGAGGCGGGTGGAGACGATGTTCTGGCGGGCGACGACCGTCTCGATGGCCCGCAACTGGTCGCGGATCTCGGCGGCGCGCTCGAACTGCAACTCCTCGGCCGCTCTCTGCATCTCGGCCGCCAGTTTCCTGGCCAGGTCCTCGTGCCGCCCCTCGAGAAATATCAGGACCTCGCGGACCATGGCCGCGTAGCGCTCCGGGTCGACATCCCCGGTGCAGGGCCCCAGGCAGCGGCCGATGTGGTAGTTCAGGCAGGGGCGGCGGTTCTTGAACCGGGTCTGGGTGCAGGAGCGGAAGGGGAAAAGCTTTTTCAGGAGCCGCAGCGTCTCGTTGACCGCGCCGGCGCTCGGGTAGGGGCCGAAATAGCGGGCGCCGTCCTTGACCTGGCGCCGGGTAATGAAGACGCGCGGGTATTCCTCGTTGACGGTGACCTTGATGAAGGGGTAGCTCTTGTCGTCCTTGAGGATGACGTTGTAGCGCGGGCGGTGCTCCTTGATGAGGTTGGACTCGAGGATCAGGGCCTCGATCTCGCTGGCGGTGACGATGAAGTCCAGTTCGGCGGCGCGGGCCAGCATGGCCTGCACCTTGTCCGGCTGGGCGCCCGTGAAATAGGAGCGCACCCGCGCCCGCAGCGAGACGGCCTTCCCGACGTAGAGGACCGTCCCCTCCGCGTCGCGGAAAAGGTAGACCCCTGGCTGCTCCGGGAGACTGGCGGCCTTCTCGGCGAGCGACGGCTTCTCGATGGCTTCAGGTCCCTCCATGGCGTTTTCTCTCCCTGCGCCCATTATACCCGAAGAACGGACGGCACTGCGCAAGGCATTGACCGCTCCGGATCCCGGTGTACAACCCTTTGGCCGCCCGGGTCGAGGCGCCGGCTTTCCAATGGAAGCAGCGCGTGGTAGAATGAAGAACAAGACACCTGAAAGCCTGTCGACTCCGCGAATGGGGGCCCGGGACAGTGGTGCGCCTGTCACGCAGGTTGAACAAGATCGATATCGACTCGTATCTGCCGGCGCTTAAGCGCTTCTTCGCCGAACGGGAGGACGTTCTGGCCGTCTACCTGTACGGCTCCTACGGCACTCCCGACCAGACCCCGCTCAGCGACGTCGACCTGGGCATCCTTCTGCGCCCGGGTGTCACCGACAGGTTCAGAAGCTTCCTGGACCTTCAAGCCGCAGTCAGCGACATCACCCACGAAGAAGACGTCAATGTCATCATCCTCAACGACCTCCCGGCGCTGATGCAGTTCAATATCATCTCCACGGGGCGCCTCATCCACGAGCGGGACCCGGAGGCGGTCAGCGATTTCCTGGAGCAGGTCTGCAAACTCTACGGGGACTACATCACGGACTACCGCGCGTTCTGCGCGGAGTACGACGCGGCCCTCCGGGAGGCCTACCGCCATGGTCAACAGGGATAAGCTCAGGGACAAGATCTCCTATATTGAAGAATGCCTGAGAGACCTGACCGGACTCTCTGCAATACCCCGGGAGCGCTTTATCTCTGACCGCATCTCCTACCACGCCGCCGTCCGCATCCTGCAGACCGCCATCGAGGCCATGATCGACGCCGCCAACCACATTGTCGCACGGGAGAGACTGGGGACGCCGAAGTCCTACGCCGAAGCCTTCAAGCTTCTCGCCAAGGCCGGGGTTATCCCCCGCGACTTCCTGCCGACCGTCGAGAAAATGGTCCGGTTCCGCAACCAGGCGGTGCACCTGTACGAGGACATCGATCCCGCGGCCGTCCACGACATCCTGCGGCACCACCTGACCGACTTCCGCGAGTTCATCGGGCAAATCGTCCGGCGTTACTTCTAGGAGCGGGTGACAGCACTGCGGAAGGCATTGACCGCTCCGGCATCATGGTTCTTCCCAGTAAACACTCACCCATTCGGGATAGTAATTGCCATAATAGCCGTGTCCACCGGTCAGGCCGCGTATTAATTCTGTCTCCCGGCCGCCGGCAAAGGGTTTTGTATACAGCGAACCGCTGTCATAACGGTTCAACCGCAGGTAAAGAAGGTTTTGCCCGTCCGGGGAGACCTTCGGCGCATAATCGGCGGTATCCGCCGGGCCGCTGGTAAGGCTTTTCACATCTCCGGTGTCCGTCCTTTGCCAGATCCGCTGTCCGGGCACCAGCACACCCCCCTTAAAACCGTCCCACCACACGTTTTCTTTGCCGCGGCAGAACAGCAAGTGATACGGTTCGGCGGGCGACCAGACCGGCTGGGTATCCACCTGCCCGGCGCTCCCGCAATCGGTGATGCTGCCGGACCGCATATCCGCCAGGTAAAGGCGCTTGTCCACCGTGGCATCACGGCCATACCCGTCCATATAAGCCAGCCGGGAGCTGTCGGGAGACCAGGCCAGCCACTGAGGGTATTTCAGTCCTGCACCCAACTCGAGAGGGCGGCCGGGTCGTTGAACGTCCAGCACCCTGATGTCCACACCGTCCGCGGCCAGAGAAGGTGAGCCAGGCTCCAGGTAATATGCGAGATAACGCCCATCCGGTGACCACCGGAAGCCGGTGGCGGACCGGGTATAAAAGTACTCTCCCGGTGGGTAGGGTTCACCATCCGTCAACAGGTTTGTGATTTTCCCCCCCAAGGTGATCTGGTCTATCAGTAGCGGCCGCTCCCGAGTCCGGGGCAAAGAAACGGCTATGCTCTGCCCGTCAGGTGCCCAGGCAAAATGGCCAACACCGCTTTTGTCCGGCAGAAGCTCGGAGACCGTTACTCTTCCGTTGTCCTCAAGGGAGGCTATTTTCAGATTACCGTCCCGGGCATAATCACCCCCGGACCCCTGAGTACTGAAGGCGATAATATTTGCCTTGGGCGACCAGCCCGGCACCCTGCCGTCCAGCGTGTCCCATACCGGTCTCGGGTCAACCCGGAAAGCACCCGTTCCATCGGCTTTTACCACCCAAAGGTAGGGTTTGGCGCTGTAGATGTCCTGCGAGTCATAATGAAGATACGCCAACCACCGTCCATCGGGAGACCAGCCGACTATTTCCACAGCCCCATCCGCGGTTACCTGCACCGGCGCCGAACCGGCCCGACCGCCGTCCACCAGCCATAAACGACCGTTATTGGTTAAAGCCACCCTGGCCGGGAAGGAAGAATTGTACACCCTTTCCGGTTTCTCGGGCGGGGCGGAGATGATGCGTACAGTTTGCGTTACAAGGTCATAGTCAACACCTGCGCCCAGGGCTTCGGCCAAGAACCTCGCGGGCGCTACAAGTCTGTTATTGACAACCTGCGCCGGGAGATCCAGGAGGATACGCTCACCGTTTCTCAAAACTTCTCGGCTGCCGGTGACCAGTTTTATGGTATTCCCCTCTTTAATAATGGTTACCGTCTCACCGGCAGGGTCCCAGTGCACCTGGGCCCGAAGGGCCTCTG
This region of Thermoanaerobacterales bacterium genomic DNA includes:
- a CDS encoding zinc ABC transporter substrate-binding protein yields the protein MFVSVHAAWTYLARRYGLEQVAVVEAFPGKEPSAKWTAGVVDTARAAKASTVLAEPQLNTQTAQVIAAELGGRVVILDPLGFRLQRSLRLRCRVCETVREN
- a CDS encoding DUF6485 family protein produces the protein MECRKDKNLARCTCTYEHCDRKGLCCECVAYHRGRGELPGCFFPPEAERTYDRSVGAFIRALQRGGPRSV
- a CDS encoding TIGR00725 family protein encodes the protein MDGKRRPVVAVVGGSRCTPEEAELAGEVGRLLAEVGAAVVCGGYGGVMEAVARGAREKGGLVVGLLSGATVEDANPYLSLALPTGMGEMRNALIVRAAESVIAIGGGFGTLSEIALALRLGRPVIGLRTWEFRDPSGGPDPVRRVDTAAEAVRLALQFGPRA
- the uvrC gene encoding excinuclease ABC subunit UvrC — protein: MEGPEAIEKPSLAEKAASLPEQPGVYLFRDAEGTVLYVGKAVSLRARVRSYFTGAQPDKVQAMLARAAELDFIVTASEIEALILESNLIKEHRPRYNVILKDDKSYPFIKVTVNEEYPRVFITRRQVKDGARYFGPYPSAGAVNETLRLLKKLFPFRSCTQTRFKNRRPCLNYHIGRCLGPCTGDVDPERYAAMVREVLIFLEGRHEDLARKLAAEMQRAAEELQFERAAEIRDQLRAIETVVARQNIVSTRLEDQDAVALARDGNRGEVVVLEIRGGKLLRQGHLTVRGIADRDDAEVLAAFIKQYYGDAAFVPPEILLPVAPAEDAAAVEVWLSARRGGRVRLHVPRRGRKKDLVRMAAANAALLQEQFAAERSGARALADLAGNLGLPGPPGRLEAFDISNIQGRETVASMVVFEDGRPNPAAYRRFRVRTVEGPNDFAAMEEVVTRRFTRAAEEQALVRTGELSLRRAKFLPLPDLVLIDGGKGQLGVAHAAMIRLGFGDIPVFGLAKEEELLFAPGRPDPLPVPPDSPAQYLLQRLRDEAHRFAVTYHRAEHVRVSLKSLLDEIEGIGPKRRRALLKAFPSIEAIRRAGVDELAAVPGMTRPAAEAIHRFFRRE
- a CDS encoding nucleotidyltransferase domain-containing protein, coding for MVRLSRRLNKIDIDSYLPALKRFFAEREDVLAVYLYGSYGTPDQTPLSDVDLGILLRPGVTDRFRSFLDLQAAVSDITHEEDVNVIILNDLPALMQFNIISTGRLIHERDPEAVSDFLEQVCKLYGDYITDYRAFCAEYDAALREAYRHGQQG
- a CDS encoding DUF86 domain-containing protein, with amino-acid sequence MVNRDKLRDKISYIEECLRDLTGLSAIPRERFISDRISYHAAVRILQTAIEAMIDAANHIVARERLGTPKSYAEAFKLLAKAGVIPRDFLPTVEKMVRFRNQAVHLYEDIDPAAVHDILRHHLTDFREFIGQIVRRYF
- a CDS encoding stalk domain-containing protein — encoded protein: MDLEAAICREGHILVPVRSLAEALRAQVHWDPAGETVTIIKEGNTIKLVTGSREVLRNGERILLDLPAQVVNNRLVAPARFLAEALGAGVDYDLVTQTVRIISAPPEKPERVYNSSFPARVALTNNGRLWLVDGGRAGSAPVQVTADGAVEIVGWSPDGRWLAYLHYDSQDIYSAKPYLWVVKADGTGAFRVDPRPVWDTLDGRVPGWSPKANIIAFSTQGSGGDYARDGNLKIASLEDNGRVTVSELLPDKSGVGHFAWAPDGQSIAVSLPRTRERPLLIDQITLGGKITNLLTDGEPYPPGEYFYTRSATGFRWSPDGRYLAYYLEPGSPSLAADGVDIRVLDVQRPGRPLELGAGLKYPQWLAWSPDSSRLAYMDGYGRDATVDKRLYLADMRSGSITDCGSAGQVDTQPVWSPAEPYHLLFCRGKENVWWDGFKGGVLVPGQRIWQRTDTGDVKSLTSGPADTADYAPKVSPDGQNLLYLRLNRYDSGSLYTKPFAGGRETELIRGLTGGHGYYGNYYPEWVSVYWEEP